One region of Marinitoga hydrogenitolerans DSM 16785 genomic DNA includes:
- a CDS encoding ABC transporter ATP-binding protein: MIEVINLEKSYGHKPALIDVNLTINPGDIYVLVGPNGAGKTTTLKCIYGDLKPDEGKILVFEKKLNKFKKRNIAVLLEERVTFKGLFPYDYAELWKILYPNWNEKKYKELIMEFNLPINKPVHTYSSGMKTLFHIILMFSSQPKVLILDEPTQNIDPVKKDKILKMLKDFTSNGENIVIMSTHHIEEVELIATRFAIINSGKTTFEGNIEKALSEHKIVKQSEMTEEMEIITQLDDGILVKTSEKIGRNPDFREVVLGYLKK, encoded by the coding sequence ATGATTGAAGTTATTAATCTTGAAAAATCTTATGGACATAAACCCGCTTTAATAGATGTTAATCTAACGATTAATCCTGGCGATATTTATGTTTTAGTTGGTCCAAATGGTGCAGGAAAAACCACTACATTAAAATGTATATATGGAGACTTAAAACCCGATGAAGGGAAAATACTTGTTTTCGAAAAAAAATTAAATAAATTTAAAAAAAGAAATATTGCTGTATTACTTGAAGAACGTGTCACTTTTAAAGGTTTATTTCCATATGATTATGCTGAATTATGGAAAATATTATATCCAAATTGGAATGAAAAAAAATATAAAGAATTGATAATGGAATTTAATCTACCTATAAATAAACCTGTTCATACATATTCTTCCGGTATGAAAACATTATTTCATATTATTCTTATGTTTTCTTCACAACCAAAGGTATTAATTCTTGATGAACCTACACAAAATATCGATCCTGTTAAAAAAGATAAAATTCTCAAAATGTTAAAAGATTTCACCTCTAATGGTGAAAATATAGTGATTATGTCAACTCACCATATTGAAGAAGTGGAATTAATTGCTACAAGATTTGCTATAATTAATTCCGGAAAAACTACTTTTGAAGGTAATATTGAAAAGGCATTATCTGAACATAAAATTGTAAAACAAAGTGAAATGACGGAAGAAATGGAAATAATTACTCAATTAGATGATGGTATTTTAGTGAAAACTTCTGAAAAAATAGGAAGAAATCCAGATTTTAGAGAAGTTGTGTTAGGATATTTAAAAAAATAG
- a CDS encoding ABC transporter ATP-binding protein, protein MILQIKNLNINYEVRNGFVNAVQDVNITLSENETLGLVGESGCGKSTLGKSLLKILPKNAKIDGEILFKNKNIAKYNEKEMRKIRGKHISMIFQDPMTSLNPIMKVKDLFLETIKSHYPDIPEEEALEMSGKILSDVGIDPIRMNEYSFQFSGGMRQRVMIALSLVLKPEIVIADEPTTSLDVIVQAQIMTVLKKLKDEHRMSMILITHDLGVVAELADRIGVMYAGHLVELSTAEKIYYEPKHPYTQALLKSIPNTNIEDRELRYIPGDLPNLVKPPKGCRFASRCPYAKSICHEQIPPDFEVEGTKVKCWLYEKVKV, encoded by the coding sequence TTGATATTACAAATAAAAAATTTAAATATTAATTATGAAGTAAGGAATGGATTTGTTAATGCTGTTCAAGATGTCAATATAACTTTATCAGAAAATGAAACATTAGGGTTAGTAGGAGAATCTGGATGTGGAAAATCTACATTGGGAAAATCCTTATTGAAAATTTTACCTAAGAATGCAAAAATTGATGGTGAGATACTTTTTAAAAATAAAAATATTGCAAAATACAATGAGAAAGAAATGAGAAAAATTAGAGGAAAACATATCTCTATGATTTTCCAAGACCCAATGACGTCATTAAATCCTATAATGAAGGTAAAAGATTTGTTTTTGGAAACAATAAAATCTCATTATCCTGATATACCTGAAGAAGAAGCACTCGAGATGTCTGGTAAAATATTATCAGATGTTGGTATAGACCCAATACGTATGAACGAATATTCTTTTCAATTTTCTGGTGGAATGAGGCAAAGAGTTATGATAGCTTTATCTCTTGTTTTGAAACCGGAAATTGTAATTGCAGATGAACCAACTACATCATTAGATGTTATTGTACAGGCCCAAATAATGACAGTATTAAAAAAATTAAAAGATGAACATAGAATGTCTATGATTTTAATTACTCATGATTTAGGTGTTGTTGCTGAATTAGCTGATAGAATAGGTGTTATGTATGCTGGACATTTAGTTGAACTATCAACTGCAGAAAAAATATATTATGAACCAAAACATCCTTATACTCAAGCATTATTAAAATCTATACCTAATACTAATATTGAAGACAGAGAGTTACGATATATTCCTGGAGATTTGCCAAATCTAGTAAAACCTCCAAAAGGGTGCAGATTTGCATCTAGATGTCCTTATGCAAAAAGTATATGCCATGAACAAATTCCTCCAGATTTTGAAGTTGAAGGTACAAAGGTAAAATGCTGGCTATATGAGAAGGTGAAAGTATGA
- a CDS encoding STAS domain-containing protein gives MKVLKKQRNKIYTISLIGEFTLYDIHDFNSELSDVLPKKDISTIIIDFSNLMAIDSTGIGQLIALQKKLNENGKNLILINMDEKIQKLFALLKLQEVFTIQK, from the coding sequence ATGAAAGTATTAAAAAAACAAAGAAATAAAATCTACACTATAAGTCTTATTGGTGAGTTTACATTATATGATATTCACGATTTTAATAGTGAATTATCTGATGTTTTACCTAAAAAAGATATATCTACCATAATTATCGATTTTTCTAATCTAATGGCAATAGATAGTACAGGAATAGGTCAATTGATAGCCTTGCAAAAAAAATTAAATGAGAATGGAAAAAACTTAATCCTAATAAATATGGATGAAAAAATCCAAAAATTATTTGCTTTATTGAAACTTCAGGAAGTATTCACCATACAAAAATAA
- a CDS encoding ABC transporter ATP-binding protein, with amino-acid sequence MNQNLIEVKNLKKYFPLKRTITEFLTRKEQKFVKAVDDISFTIKKGETLGLVGESGSGKTTTGRMVLRLLEPTSGTIKINDIDITSLTSEELRKFRKKIQIIFQDPMAALNPYMKIGEAIRHALKIHKIGENYTEQKQIVYDIMERVNLKPAEQYYNRYPRDLSGGQRQRVVIARALVLKPEFIVADEAIAMLDVSVRSQLLKLMIDLKEEFNLTYLFITHDLATTKYICDRIAVMYLGKIVEIGTFEDIYRNPAHPYTKALISAVPEPDPKLKKQKIIPQGEVPNAVNPPKGCRFHPRCPYAMDICKIEEPQTIKLDEQHEVNCHLFNKK; translated from the coding sequence ATGAATCAAAATTTAATCGAAGTAAAAAATTTAAAAAAATATTTTCCATTGAAAAGAACTATAACAGAATTTTTAACAAGGAAAGAACAAAAATTCGTAAAGGCTGTTGATGATATATCTTTTACAATAAAAAAAGGAGAAACGTTGGGACTAGTAGGTGAATCCGGTTCAGGAAAAACCACAACAGGGAGAATGGTCTTAAGATTATTAGAACCTACCTCTGGTACAATTAAAATTAATGATATAGATATAACTTCTTTAACTTCAGAAGAATTAAGAAAATTCAGAAAAAAGATACAAATTATTTTCCAAGATCCAATGGCAGCATTAAACCCATATATGAAAATTGGTGAAGCAATTCGTCATGCACTGAAAATACATAAAATAGGGGAAAATTATACAGAACAAAAACAAATAGTATATGATATTATGGAAAGGGTTAATTTAAAGCCGGCAGAACAATATTATAATAGATATCCACGTGATTTATCCGGTGGTCAAAGGCAAAGGGTGGTTATAGCAAGAGCACTCGTATTAAAACCAGAATTTATAGTCGCTGATGAAGCAATAGCAATGCTAGACGTTTCTGTAAGATCACAATTATTAAAATTAATGATTGATTTAAAAGAAGAATTTAATTTAACATATCTATTTATTACTCATGATTTAGCTACAACCAAATATATATGTGATAGAATAGCTGTTATGTATCTTGGAAAAATAGTTGAAATAGGAACATTTGAAGATATATATAGAAATCCTGCACATCCTTATACAAAAGCATTAATTTCAGCAGTTCCAGAACCAGATCCAAAATTAAAAAAACAAAAAATCATCCCACAAGGCGAAGTCCCTAATGCCGTTAATCCACCAAAAGGTTGTAGATTTCATCCAAGATGCCCATATGCAATGGATATATGTAAGATTGAAGAGCCACAAACAATAAAATTAGACGAACAACATGAAGTAAATTGCCATTTATTCAATAAAAAATAA
- a CDS encoding cupin domain-containing protein produces MKKAYVGKAMDIEPITYDDGINVKKAHKRVLIGNKLGAPNFVMRLFTLEKNGFSPKHTHDWEHEVFVLKGKLEVFNGEEYVVAEEGDFVFVPPNVEHQFKNINDGESQFICVIPKSGGE; encoded by the coding sequence ATGAAAAAAGCTTATGTAGGAAAGGCTATGGATATTGAACCTATAACATATGATGATGGAATAAATGTGAAAAAGGCCCATAAAAGAGTTTTAATAGGAAATAAATTGGGCGCTCCTAATTTTGTCATGAGACTATTTACATTAGAAAAAAATGGTTTTTCACCAAAGCATACTCACGATTGGGAACATGAAGTTTTTGTTCTAAAAGGAAAATTAGAAGTATTTAATGGTGAGGAATATGTAGTAGCTGAAGAAGGAGATTTTGTATTTGTTCCACCAAATGTCGAACATCAATTTAAAAATATAAATGATGGAGAAAGCCAATTTATTTGTGTAATTCCAAAAAGTGGAGGCGAATAA
- a CDS encoding tetratricopeptide repeat protein: MDSTILKKMFFIYFLLFIILGFTQTLLDRAEIYYFNGKSAFQTGEYKSAERFFEEALKLTAQIETKYPDIRYMLGWTKFYLKKYDEAQKYLKYYDDPKTLLALKSMSEGNIQEELHFKSLKLKSSFPATEATTNNNMKIGLFYYFLVAFVILFIVATMGFLTYFFVLKRYSFSNKTERIKNIEESEYIEEEEEESIPVEEILEVKIDELEELWEEYEKMKKKMDIDEVESTEVPGIIEQQTSQTLETNLEELNVDELLNEEVLEEQPTPINNEQIEKTEENKEKEEENKNINLDIDDVLEVEENNKETSEKPEENVEAENIEAFIEKDKMENLDNIETIKPPIDVITKYNKIMSEPEGSIIVSNIKGLDSLEKLDEEVIKKGGQFTKGDLHNIFKEIFAEKNRGSLMIE, from the coding sequence ATGGATAGTACAATACTAAAAAAAATGTTTTTTATATATTTCTTACTATTTATAATATTAGGATTTACTCAAACACTCCTTGATCGAGCAGAAATATATTATTTTAATGGGAAAAGCGCTTTTCAAACTGGTGAATATAAAAGCGCTGAGAGGTTTTTTGAAGAAGCTTTAAAACTCACTGCTCAAATTGAAACTAAATATCCCGACATTAGGTACATGTTAGGATGGACAAAATTTTATCTAAAAAAATACGATGAAGCTCAAAAATATTTAAAATATTATGATGATCCAAAAACATTGCTTGCATTAAAAAGTATGTCAGAAGGAAATATACAAGAAGAATTGCATTTTAAATCATTAAAATTAAAATCCTCTTTTCCTGCTACAGAAGCAACTACAAATAACAATATGAAAATTGGATTATTCTATTATTTTCTTGTTGCTTTTGTTATTCTATTTATAGTGGCTACTATGGGATTTTTAACATATTTCTTTGTTTTAAAAAGATATTCTTTTAGTAATAAAACTGAAAGAATCAAAAATATTGAAGAAAGTGAATATATTGAAGAAGAAGAAGAAGAATCAATACCTGTGGAAGAAATATTAGAAGTAAAAATTGATGAACTGGAAGAATTATGGGAAGAATATGAAAAAATGAAAAAAAAGATGGATATTGATGAAGTTGAATCTACTGAAGTTCCTGGAATTATCGAACAACAAACATCTCAAACACTCGAAACTAATCTCGAAGAATTAAATGTAGATGAATTATTGAATGAAGAGGTACTTGAAGAACAACCTACACCTATAAATAATGAACAAATTGAAAAAACAGAAGAAAATAAAGAGAAAGAAGAAGAAAATAAAAATATCAACTTAGATATTGATGATGTATTAGAAGTTGAAGAAAATAATAAAGAAACCTCTGAAAAACCAGAAGAAAATGTTGAAGCTGAGAATATTGAAGCTTTTATAGAAAAAGATAAAATGGAAAATTTAGACAATATTGAAACTATCAAACCTCCAATTGATGTTATTACAAAATATAATAAAATTATGTCAGAACCTGAAGGTAGTATTATTGTATCAAACATTAAAGGATTAGATTCTCTTGAAAAACTTGATGAAGAAGTTATAAAGAAAGGGGGGCAATTCACAAAAGGAGATTTGCATAATATCTTTAAAGAAATTTTTGCAGAAAAAAATAGAGGTTCATTGATGATCGAATAA
- the lgt gene encoding prolipoprotein diacylglyceryl transferase: MKDKLFKRTLIVSIFLTAIILIFFLPLVFSGKLILNPILITLGPLEIRWYGLLIASGIFISFYLANDTAKKWGISEDDLSNAVVIGIFFSIIGARLYYVVFNWDIYSKMPSEIYKIWHGGMAIHGGILGALLSVFLYTKLKKNVTFNFLTGLDLLAHVLPLGQAIGRWGNFVNYEAYGAPTELPWKMFVPKPYRMPGYEKFEYFHPTFLYESLWNLGIFLFLFYYARNRKKFDGEIISLYLILYSSGRAWIELLRTDSLMFLGMKVAVLISILFIIIGIFMYFILKKKTNNSKGGIL, encoded by the coding sequence ATGAAAGATAAATTATTTAAACGTACTTTAATAGTGTCTATATTTTTAACAGCTATTATATTAATCTTTTTTTTACCTTTGGTTTTTTCTGGGAAATTAATACTTAATCCTATATTAATAACATTAGGACCTTTGGAAATTAGATGGTATGGTTTATTAATTGCTTCAGGAATATTTATAAGTTTTTATTTAGCGAATGATACAGCAAAAAAATGGGGAATTTCAGAAGATGATCTGTCTAATGCCGTTGTTATTGGGATTTTCTTTTCTATTATTGGCGCAAGGCTTTACTATGTAGTGTTTAATTGGGATATTTATTCAAAAATGCCTTCAGAAATTTATAAAATATGGCATGGCGGAATGGCTATACATGGCGGAATTCTAGGAGCTTTGCTATCTGTATTTCTTTATACCAAATTAAAGAAAAATGTAACCTTTAATTTTTTAACTGGATTAGATTTATTAGCACATGTTTTACCTTTAGGACAGGCTATTGGAAGATGGGGAAATTTTGTCAATTACGAAGCCTATGGTGCTCCAACAGAATTACCGTGGAAAATGTTTGTGCCAAAACCATATAGAATGCCAGGATACGAAAAATTTGAATATTTTCATCCAACATTCTTATATGAATCTTTGTGGAATTTAGGTATATTTTTATTCCTCTTTTACTATGCCAGAAATAGAAAAAAATTCGATGGAGAGATAATTTCTCTATACTTGATATTATATTCATCTGGGAGAGCCTGGATTGAATTATTGAGAACAGATTCTTTAATGTTCTTGGGAATGAAAGTTGCTGTATTAATAAGTATCTTATTTATAATTATTGGAATATTTATGTATTTTATTTTAAAAAAGAAAACAAATAATTCAAAAGGAGGAATATTATGA
- a CDS encoding ABC transporter substrate-binding protein has protein sequence MKKLLLVLLLALSLVAFSSKVLVVGTTDKIRTLDPAKCYDYFSSNILQNVLVGLVDYEVNTSNLVPALAEKWEVSPDGLVYTFYLRKDAKFEDGTPIDASVMKYSIDRAMKLNGDPAFLLTDIVSSTKVVDDHTFQIKLKYPFSAFVSVLGYTVAWPVNPNLYPENGFYEGAPSASGPYKITEWIRDVRIVLEKNDKFYGPAPKTDKVVITFYESAATLRLALETGQIDVAFRHLDPRDINDLEDNPNINVLKGSSPQIRYLVLNTKQSPFSDPLVRKAIMYAVDRQRIVDDVFVGLAQPLYSMVPMGMWSHEDVFPKRNLRAAKRLLQQAGYWTDKPLTIDLWYSPTHYGTTEADVAQVLKESLEETGIIKVNIKYAEWSTYVDYFLNGTMGLFLLGWYPDYIDPDDYLWPFLSTNGAKSMGSFYENPITESIMKAARVCVDQNTRSDLYEQVQNHLVVDVPNIPLWQGVAVVASQKNIKGVLLEPTQIFRYYLIEKK, from the coding sequence ATGAAAAAGTTGTTATTGGTCTTACTTTTAGCATTATCACTTGTAGCATTTTCATCAAAAGTTTTAGTTGTCGGAACAACTGACAAGATCAGAACATTGGACCCGGCAAAATGTTATGATTATTTTTCAAGTAATATTCTTCAAAATGTGTTGGTTGGCTTGGTAGATTATGAAGTGAACACTTCAAATCTCGTTCCAGCTTTAGCTGAGAAATGGGAGGTTTCTCCTGACGGATTGGTTTATACATTCTATTTAAGAAAAGATGCTAAATTTGAAGATGGAACTCCAATTGATGCTTCTGTAATGAAATATTCAATAGACAGAGCAATGAAATTAAACGGCGACCCTGCATTTTTATTAACAGACATTGTTAGCAGCACAAAAGTTGTTGATGATCATACTTTTCAGATTAAATTAAAATATCCATTCTCCGCATTTGTTTCTGTATTAGGATACACTGTAGCCTGGCCTGTAAATCCTAATCTTTATCCAGAAAATGGATTTTATGAAGGTGCTCCTTCTGCTTCTGGACCATATAAAATCACAGAATGGATTAGAGACGTAAGAATTGTTTTAGAAAAAAATGATAAATTTTATGGACCAGCACCAAAAACTGATAAAGTTGTTATTACTTTTTACGAAAGCGCAGCAACTTTAAGATTAGCTTTAGAAACTGGTCAAATTGATGTTGCATTTAGACATCTAGATCCAAGAGATATTAATGATCTTGAAGATAATCCTAATATTAACGTATTAAAAGGAAGCAGTCCTCAAATAAGATATCTTGTCTTAAATACCAAACAATCCCCATTCTCTGATCCATTAGTGAGAAAAGCTATTATGTATGCTGTTGATAGACAAAGAATCGTTGATGATGTATTTGTTGGATTAGCTCAACCGTTGTATTCAATGGTTCCTATGGGAATGTGGAGTCATGAAGACGTATTCCCGAAAAGAAACTTAAGAGCAGCTAAGAGATTATTACAACAAGCAGGTTATTGGACAGATAAACCATTAACTATTGATTTATGGTATTCACCTACACATTATGGTACAACTGAAGCAGACGTTGCTCAAGTATTGAAAGAATCTTTAGAAGAAACTGGAATTATCAAAGTTAACATCAAATATGCTGAATGGTCTACATATGTTGACTATTTCTTAAATGGAACTATGGGTTTATTCTTATTAGGATGGTATCCTGATTATATTGATCCAGACGATTATTTATGGCCATTCTTAAGTACCAACGGCGCAAAATCAATGGGTAGTTTCTATGAAAACCCAATTACAGAATCTATAATGAAAGCTGCTAGAGTTTGTGTTGATCAAAATACAAGATCTGATCTTTATGAACAAGTTCAAAATCATTTAGTTGTTGATGTTCCTAATATTCCATTATGGCAGGGTGTTGCTGTTGTTGCATCTCAAAAGAATATAAAAGGTGTATTATTAGAGCCTACACAAATCTTCAGATATTATTTAATCGAAAAGAAATAA
- a CDS encoding ABC transporter permease: protein MSLKDYILTRILLAIPMMFILLIVIFFVLRIIPGDPVLAMLGGKAPQEVIEQKRHELGLDKPIIAQFFDYVGKLLKGDLGTSTLTSRPVWNEIIDRFPATVELTLFAFIIAVLIGIFWGSAAAAHRDGIIDVSARVYAVFIYAIPVFWFGLMMQYYFGMILRWLPVAGRLSPIVSLDTKTGFFLFDALISGNWEAFIDVLKHLLMPGITLGLVISSIFLRMVRNNTILMLSQDFSTAARARGISEKRVLYKHALRNAMVPILTVMGLQLAILLAGAVLTETTFSWPGLGSYLVMKIRYRDFPAIQGTIVFFAFFVIIISIVIDIINALIDPRVRY, encoded by the coding sequence TTGTCCTTAAAAGATTATATACTCACACGTATTTTATTGGCTATACCTATGATGTTCATTTTATTAATTGTAATATTCTTTGTTCTTAGAATTATTCCAGGTGATCCTGTTTTAGCAATGTTGGGTGGAAAAGCTCCACAAGAGGTTATAGAACAAAAACGTCATGAATTAGGTTTAGATAAACCTATTATTGCACAATTTTTTGATTATGTTGGTAAATTATTAAAGGGTGATCTTGGTACATCCACCCTTACATCAAGACCCGTATGGAATGAAATAATAGATAGATTTCCTGCAACTGTAGAATTAACCTTATTCGCTTTTATTATCGCCGTTTTAATTGGAATTTTTTGGGGTAGTGCAGCAGCGGCGCACAGAGATGGAATTATAGACGTCTCTGCAAGAGTTTATGCAGTGTTTATTTACGCCATACCTGTTTTTTGGTTTGGTTTAATGATGCAATATTATTTTGGAATGATACTAAGATGGCTACCTGTTGCTGGTAGATTATCTCCTATCGTTTCGTTAGATACAAAAACAGGATTTTTTTTATTTGATGCTTTAATTTCAGGAAATTGGGAGGCATTTATTGATGTCTTAAAACACTTACTAATGCCTGGCATTACTCTTGGTTTAGTTATTTCAAGTATATTTTTAAGAATGGTTAGAAACAATACAATATTAATGTTATCTCAAGATTTTTCTACTGCTGCAAGAGCACGTGGGATTAGTGAAAAAAGAGTATTGTATAAACATGCTTTAAGAAATGCTATGGTTCCTATTTTGACAGTTATGGGACTTCAATTGGCTATTTTATTAGCTGGTGCCGTCTTAACCGAAACAACATTTTCTTGGCCTGGTCTTGGAAGTTATCTAGTTATGAAAATTAGATATAGGGATTTTCCAGCTATTCAGGGAACTATTGTCTTTTTTGCATTTTTTGTAATTATTATTAGTATTGTTATTGATATAATAAATGCTCTAATTGATCCAAGAGTTAGATATTGA
- a CDS encoding ABC transporter permease has protein sequence MEEKFFSHKIGLFFKELFKTGTGWITFAGAMILLFYILMAIFAPQLAPYNPIQRVGRALSAPNSQFIFGTDNLGRDVFSRILYGSRIALSIAFISVGFASAFGIPLGLLSGYIGGPLDRILTLIMDAIYSFPGLILAIAIAAVLGPGMVNIALSIAVVYTPTYFRVIRNQVSSIKNELYVEGARAIGAKNWEILFKYILPNVLPSVVVVLSMNLADAIMTEAGLSFLGLGIAPPTPDWGYDLSNGQRFVLSRAWWGILYPGMAIITIVLGFSLFSEGLNELLNPTIRERR, from the coding sequence ATGGAAGAAAAATTTTTTTCACATAAAATCGGATTGTTTTTTAAAGAACTTTTTAAAACTGGAACAGGTTGGATAACCTTTGCAGGTGCAATGATTTTATTATTTTATATACTAATGGCTATTTTCGCTCCACAATTAGCCCCTTATAATCCTATACAAAGGGTTGGTAGAGCTTTAAGCGCACCAAATAGTCAATTTATTTTTGGAACAGATAATCTTGGAAGAGATGTTTTTAGCAGAATATTATATGGCTCCAGAATTGCTTTATCTATAGCTTTTATTTCTGTCGGTTTTGCATCTGCATTTGGAATTCCTTTAGGACTATTATCAGGGTATATAGGTGGTCCTTTAGATAGAATTCTAACATTAATAATGGATGCAATATATTCTTTTCCTGGATTAATATTAGCTATTGCAATAGCTGCTGTTTTAGGACCTGGCATGGTTAATATTGCTTTATCTATAGCTGTTGTTTATACTCCAACATATTTTAGAGTTATAAGGAATCAGGTTTCTAGTATTAAAAATGAACTTTATGTTGAAGGTGCCAGAGCTATTGGAGCAAAAAATTGGGAAATATTGTTTAAATATATTTTACCAAACGTGTTACCTTCTGTTGTTGTTGTTTTATCAATGAATTTAGCTGACGCAATTATGACCGAAGCAGGATTAAGCTTTTTAGGTCTCGGTATTGCTCCTCCAACACCAGACTGGGGGTATGATTTAAGTAATGGTCAGAGATTTGTTTTATCAAGAGCATGGTGGGGTATATTATATCCTGGAATGGCTATAATAACCATTGTTTTAGGATTTTCTTTGTTTAGCGAAGGCCTTAATGAACTATTGAATCCTACCATTCGTGAAAGAAGGTGA
- a CDS encoding TatD family hydrolase — protein MRLIDTHCHLSLIDDKEEIIKSFEINNIEFVIEVGINVENSFKTVELANEHENIFCSVGIHPNDSKNLTNKDYDSIYVLANNKKVVAIGEIGLDYYREYTTKKEQFASFSNQLQIAKENELPVILHIRDAYDDAFNLLINEGIPENTGVVHCFSSNWKTAKKFLDLGFYIGIDGPITFKNNHTLIEVVKNTPVEYILPETDSPFLTPVPFRGKKNNPIYVKYIIEKIAEIKGLNKDNVSEILSNNAKKLFKL, from the coding sequence TTGAGATTAATAGATACACATTGTCATTTAAGTTTAATTGATGATAAAGAAGAAATCATAAAATCTTTTGAAATTAATAACATTGAATTTGTAATAGAAGTTGGGATAAATGTTGAAAACTCATTTAAAACTGTAGAATTAGCTAATGAACATGAAAATATATTTTGTTCTGTAGGTATTCATCCAAATGATTCAAAAAATCTAACAAACAAGGATTATGATAGTATCTATGTGTTAGCAAATAACAAAAAGGTTGTAGCAATCGGTGAAATAGGTTTAGATTATTATAGAGAATATACTACAAAAAAAGAACAATTTGCATCATTTTCAAACCAACTTCAAATTGCTAAAGAAAATGAATTACCTGTTATTTTACATATTAGAGATGCATATGATGATGCTTTTAATTTATTGATAAATGAGGGTATCCCAGAAAACACCGGTGTTGTCCATTGTTTTTCTTCTAATTGGAAAACAGCAAAAAAATTTTTAGATTTGGGATTTTATATAGGAATTGATGGACCGATAACCTTTAAAAATAATCACACATTAATTGAAGTTGTAAAAAATACGCCGGTTGAATACATTTTACCAGAAACAGATTCACCATTTCTAACACCTGTTCCTTTTAGAGGAAAAAAGAATAATCCAATTTATGTAAAATATATTATAGAAAAAATTGCTGAAATAAAGGGATTAAATAAAGATAACGTATCAGAAATTTTATCAAATAATGCTAAAAAACTTTTTAAACTGTAA
- a CDS encoding polyprenyl synthetase family protein, with product MKINDFKKFFDEKANEFLNHLDLTDILKESFIYSFFSGGKRLRPWIIYNIGRYYNIDIEKLLKIGFAAEIMHTASLIHDDLPAIDNSNFRRGNESNHKKFGEWRAILAGDLGFILPFKIFSTFNKDEAYALNNFFANTTLKLIEGETIDIALEKKIISPTKEKIEDMYIKKTSALFEFSFACSSLLINNNRDFEELKKAGKNFGIAFQIYDDIKDKYGNFNDIGKDLNNDENKYTFLKIFPIEEAKYYADILFDETLLILSKLKFNDFIEELKKIKVLIERK from the coding sequence GTGAAAATAAATGACTTTAAAAAATTTTTTGACGAAAAGGCTAATGAATTTTTAAATCATTTAGATCTAACAGATATATTAAAAGAATCTTTTATATATTCTTTTTTTTCTGGTGGAAAAAGATTACGCCCCTGGATAATTTATAATATTGGACGATATTATAATATAGACATTGAAAAACTTTTAAAAATAGGATTCGCAGCAGAAATTATGCATACCGCTTCATTAATACATGATGATTTACCGGCAATAGACAACAGTAATTTCAGACGAGGTAATGAATCTAATCACAAAAAATTCGGAGAATGGCGAGCCATCTTAGCTGGTGATCTTGGATTTATTTTGCCCTTTAAAATTTTCTCCACTTTTAACAAAGATGAAGCTTATGCATTAAATAATTTTTTCGCCAATACGACTTTAAAACTTATTGAAGGCGAAACTATAGATATAGCTTTAGAAAAAAAAATTATTTCTCCCACAAAAGAAAAAATAGAAGATATGTATATCAAGAAAACATCTGCTTTGTTCGAATTTTCTTTTGCGTGTTCTTCGCTTTTAATAAATAATAACAGGGATTTTGAAGAATTAAAAAAAGCTGGAAAAAATTTCGGTATTGCTTTTCAAATCTATGATGATATAAAGGATAAATACGGTAATTTTAATGATATTGGAAAAGATCTAAATAATGATGAAAATAAATATACATTTTTAAAGATATTCCCCATTGAAGAAGCTAAATATTATGCTGATATATTGTTTGATGAAACCCTATTAATTCTTTCAAAATTAAAATTTAATGATTTTATTGAAGAATTAAAAAAGATAAAAGTTTTAATTGAAAGGAAATAA